One Nicotiana tomentosiformis chromosome 4, ASM39032v3, whole genome shotgun sequence genomic window carries:
- the LOC104098052 gene encoding pentatricopeptide repeat-containing protein At1g19720, with the protein MESVILPCKSIFPTISELSQNYHPKSKIPINYEPRFTDTHLNYLCTNGRLSEAITALESISQYGYKVKPETFSKLIESCINSKSLPLGRKLHKKMNFLLKKVYPFIETKLLGMYSKCGSLQEAYVVFDEMRERDLFAWSAMIGACSRDSRWGDVVDLFYMMMEDGIVPDSFLFPKILQACGNCGDVETGRLIHSIAIRCGMSSEIRVNNSLLAVYAKCGLLICAKRLFESMEKTDIVSWNSIIMAYCHKGEIVEARRLLDLMHLEGVEPGLITWNTLIASHNQLGKCDEALEVMKEMEGNGIVPDVFSWTCMISGLAQHNRNSQALELFREMSFNGVTPSEVTLTSIISACASLKDLKKGRELHSLVVKLGFDGEEIVGNALIDLYSKCGKLEAARLVFDMIPEKDVYSWNSMIGGYCQAGYFGKAHDLFTKMHESEVSPNVITWNVMITGHMQNGDEDQALDLFWRMEKGGSIEQDTASWNALIAGYLQNGQKDKALGMFRKMQSFGFKPNAVTILSILPACSNLIAAKKVKEIHCCVLRCNLENELSVANSLIDTYSKSGGIKYSKEILDGMSTKDIISWNTLIAGYVLHGCSSEAIKLFHQMKEAGLKPNRGTFSSVISSYGLAKMVDEGKSMFSSMSEEYRIVPGLEHCVAMVNLYGRSDKLEEAIEFIDNMTMERDISVWGALLTASRMHGNLTLAIHAGEQLLKLDSENVVIYQLLLQLYALRGISEESVTVLRPRKRNHCEESLSWSWTEINNVVYAFASGQQSNSEVPDSWIKRKEVKMEGSSSCNRLCIREEEKEDMSRVHSEKLALSFTLIKNPQSSRVIRIVKNLRMCEDCHRTAKFISQKYEREIYIHDSKCLHHFKDGYCSCGNYW; encoded by the coding sequence ATGGAGAGTGTAATTCTTCCCTGCAAATCAATTTTCCCAACAATTTCAGAATTATCCCAAAATTATCACCCAAAATCAAAAATACCCATCAATTATGAACCAAGATTTACAGATACTCATTTGAATTATCTTTGCACAAATGGGCGCCTCAGTGAAGCCATAACAGCTTTAGAATCCATTTCACAATATGGGTATAAGGTAAAACCCGAAACTTTCTCAAAACTTATAGAATCTTGCATCAATTCGAAGTCACTACCTTTGGGACGTAAACTTCATAAAAAGATGAATTTTTTACTTAAAAAAGTTTACCCTTTTATTGAAACTAAGCTGTTAGGGATGTATTCCAAATGTGGGTCTTTACAAGAAGCATACGTTGTGTTTGATGAAATGCGTGAGAGGGATTTATTTGCTTGGTCTGCTATGATTGGTGCTTGTTCAAGAGATAGTAGGTGGGGTGATGTTGTGGACCTTTTTTACATGATGATGGAGGATGGTATTGTACCCGATAGCTTTTTGTTCCCAAAGATTTTACAAGCTTGTGGGAATTGTGGTGATGTTGAGACTGGTAGGTTGATTCATTCTATAGCGATTCGATGTGGAATGAGTTCTGAAATCCGTGTGAATAACTCGCTTCTAGCTGTTTATGCAAAATGCGGGTTGTTAATTTGTGCAAAGAGGCTTTTCGAGAGTATGGAGAAGACGGATATAGTGTCTTGGAATTCGATTATAATGGCGTATTGTCACAAGGGTGAGATTGTGGAGGCCCGGAGGTTATTGGACTTAATGCATCTTGAAGGCGTAGAACCCGGTTTGATCACCTGGAACACATTGATAGCTAGCCATAATCAGTTAGGCAAGTGTGATGAGGCGCTGGAAGTTATGAAGGAGATGGAGGGTAATGGGATAGTGCCTGATGTTTTTAGTTGGACTTGTATGATTTCAGGTTTGGCTCAACATAACAGGAACAGTCAGGCATTAGAGTTGTTCCGGGAGATGAGTTTCAATGGAGTTACACCAAGTGAAGTAACACTTACAAGCATAATTTCAGCTTGTGCTTCTCTTAAAGACCTGAAGAAGGGAAGAGAACTTCACTCTTTGGTTGTAAAGTTAGGATTTGATGGAGAGGAAATTGTTGGGAATGCTTTGATTGACTTATATTCCAAATGTGGTAAACTTGAAGCTGCTCGGTTAGTCTTTGATATGATCCCAGAGAAAGATGTCTACAGTTGGAATTCCATGATTGGAGGATACTGCCAAGCCGGGTACTTTGGAAAAGCCCATGATCTTTTTACGAAGATGCATGAGTCTGAGGTATCACCTAATGTTATCACGTGGAATGTTATGATTACAGGACACATGCAAAATGGTGATGAGGATCAAGCATTGGATCTGTTCTGGAGGATGGAGAAGGGCGGGAGCATTGAGCAGGATACTGCCTCATGGAACGCTCTCATCGCTGGCTATTTGCAAAATGGACAGAAGGACAAAGCGTTGGGCATGTTTCGGAAAATGCAGTCATTTGGTTTTAAGCCCAACGCAGTTACCATTTTGTCCATCCTACCTGCTTGTTCAAACTTAATTGCTGCAAAGAAGGTGAAAGAGATTCATTGTTGTGTTCTGCGTTGCAATCTGGAAAATGAGCTCTCCGTTGCTAATTCTCTTATAGACACATATTCCAAGTCTGGGGGCATTAAATACTCGAAAGAAATACTTGATGGGATGTCAACCAAAGATATTATTTCTTGGAACACATTGATTGCTGGTTATGTTTTACATGGCTGTTCTAGTGAGGCAATAAAGCTATTTCATCAAATGAAAGAGGCAGGGCTTAAACCAAACAGGGGTACTTTCTCGAGTGTGATTTCATCTTATGGTCTAGCCAAAATGGTTGATGAGGGGAAGAGTATGTTCTCTAGCATGTCCGAAGAGTATCGGATTGTACCAGGTCTAGAACATTGTGTGGCTATGGTTAATTTATATGGTCGTTCAGATAAACTTGAAGAAGCAATTGAATTTATAGACAATATGACCATGGAGCGTGATATTTCTGTATGGGGTGCATTGCTGACTGCTTCTCGCATGCACGGTAATTTGACTTTAGCTATCCATGCTGGGGAACAATTACTCAAACTGGATTCAGAAAATGTAGTGATTTATCAGTTGCTCTTACAGTTGTATGCTCTACGTGGGATTTCTGAAGAATCAGTAACTGTGCTGAGACCTAGAAAAAGAAATCATTGTGAAGAATCTCTTAGTTGGAGCTGGACTGAGATCAACAATGTGGTGTATGCTTTTGCTTCAGGTCAGCAGAGTAATTCTGAGGTTCCAGATTCTTggataaaaagaaaagaagtaaAAATGGAGGGATCTAGTTCTTGCAATAGGCTCTGCATCAGAGAAGAGGAGAAGGAAGATATGAGTAGAGTTCATAGTGAGAAACTTGCACTTTCTTTTACTCTCATTAAGAATCCTCAATCATCTCGAGTGATCCGAATTGTTAAGAACCTCAGAATGTGTGAAGATTGCCATAGGACTGCCAAATTTATTTCTCAGAAATATGAACGTGAAATATATATACATGACTCGAAGTGCTTGCATCACTTCAAAGATGGTTATTGTTCCTGTGGCAATTATTGGTAG